From the Lepus europaeus isolate LE1 chromosome 14, mLepTim1.pri, whole genome shotgun sequence genome, the window AACAGCTGCAACCAGGAcatgtgtgggatgctggcagtgcagggggCAACTGAACCCCTTGTACCACAACACCGGGTCCCCCAAGCAgtctcttaaccactatgccacatccTTGCCTGTTggacaatttctttttctttttcttttttttttttgacaggcagagtggacagtgagagagagagagacagacagagagaaaggtcttcctttaccgttggttcaccctccaatggccgctgcggccggcgcactgcgctgatccgaaggcaggagccaggtgcttctcctggtctcccatgcaggtacagggcccaaggacttgggctatcctccactgcactcccgggccacagcagagagctggactggaagaggggcaactaggacagaatccggtgccctgaccgggactagaacctggtgtgctggtgcctcaggtggaggattagcctagtgagccgcagcgctggctggacagtttcaaatataaacaagagatagagagagtagTATAATAAACCTCATGCTTCTATACCTTACTTTTAGCCATATTTAACATTTgccattctttttcatttctcctgTAACTGTTGGGAATAGGACAGTatgggttattttaaaaataaatctcaaacattGCAACATTCAGTTAAAGGCTTTTGCTTTTATatccatctgtctttcaaattttgTAAGTTTATACTTTGtactaaaaacatatttttttgccTAATTCCAGTATATACAGGAGGCACTttgagaagttcatggaaaataaaagataattttatattgttgcaaaatttttttaaatctatgcatagtttttaataattttttttcttttttttctttttttttttttgtgacaggcagagtagatagtgagagagagacagagagaaaggtcttcctttgccgttggttcaccctccaatggccgctgcggccagcgcttcgtgctgatccgaagccaggagccaggtgcttctcctggtttcccatgcggatgcagggcccaaggacttgtgctatcctccactgccttcccgggccatagcagagagcttgcctggaagaggggcaaccgggacagaatccggcaccccaaccgggactagaaccccgtgtgccggcgccgtaaggcggaggattagcctgttaagccatggcgctggcctagtaattttcatttcccatgaactttgtgatAATTCTGTATGTATTTATTGTAGAACTTTTGAAAATAGAGAAGtattaaggaaaaataatgatGTGCAGTCCAATTTTGAAGACACACACTGCCGATATGTGGCCATGGCATATTTATAGTTTGTATCCTGTTTTCATTATCAACATCTTAAGTcttcaaatatacatatatatatatagaaaggcagagagagagaggttttccatctgctggttcatcttccagttggccgcaacggccggagctgcgcccttctgaagccaggagcttctaccgggtcttccacacaggttcaggggcccaagaatttgggccatcttttgctgccttcctaggccatagcagagagctggatccgaagaggagcagccggggcttgaacctgcacccatatgggatgccggcactgcaggcagcagctttacccgctacgccacagcactgtcccctcaaatatattttatggatGTATCATAAATAAGCAGTATTTTTCTATTACTGGGAATTTAGTTTTAgctcttaaaatgtttttataggtcttattttccattttatcaaAAGCCATTGTTCTGTATTTCAGAAACTCACACCAAATGTTCTGGTGTGGGTCAGATTAGATTTGAACATAAGATTATTCTGTGAAAACAATTTGTTAAAGGAACATAAGTGGGAAAATTGTGTTGTCTGGTGagtaaaccttaaagaaataaccgaattttcagtttttgaaatgTAGTTTTAGAAaggttttgaaaggcagagttgcagagagaggaagagacagaggtcttccatttgctggttcactccccagatggccagattgtctggagctgggctgggcttggctgaagccaggggccagcagcttcttctgggtcttcacatAGGTGCAAGAGCCAAAGCTCTtgaacagagagctgcattggaagtggaggagctggaactcaagagTGCCTGGTGGGATCCCAAtgtcaaaggcagtggctttacctgctatgccacaatgctggccctgataactggtgtttgtttgtttgtttgttttttgacaggcagagtggacagtgagagagagacagagagaaaggtcttcctttaccgttggttcaccccctaatggccgctgtggccggcgcactgctctgatccgaagccaggagccaggtgcttcctcctggtctcccatgctggtgcagggcccaaggacttgggccatcctccactgcactcccgggtcacagcagagagctggactggaagaggagtaaccgggacagaatccggcgccccgaccaggcctagaacccggtgtgctggtgccgcaggcggaggattagcctattgagccgtggcgccggcctagttttgtttttgtttttttaaagatatatttgtttatttgaaaggcagagttacagagaggcagaggcagtgagagaaggaggtcttccatctgctggttcattccccagatggctgcaatggccggagttgggccattcttccaggtctcccactcagatgtaggggcccaaggacttggaccgtcttctactgctttcccaggccatagcagagagctggattgtaagcagagcagctgggatttgaactggtacccttatgggatgccggcactgcaggtggcggctttatctgctacactacagggccggccccaacagagttttttaaagtcaaatttaAGTCTGTTTTACAACTGAGACTGCTTTCTGAAACTTAAATATGTAGTTGTTATACAAGAAATAATTCCTTATCTTGATCACCAGATAATTACATTGTCTGATTTAGAATGTGATTACATTAATGCTAGATCATGTTGCTCGAAATTAAACAAGGTAAGACATCTCTGCTCATTTTTTGGCATGGAAATCAGTTCTTTATTTTGTGTGTTAAAGATTATTATAGATAATCCACATGTATTTTGACTTCAGAGTGCATATTGTCTCTTACTCATTGGAATGTTGGGTAGAACTTTTGTGTTTTGCAATATTTATATCATGAAATTATGCTAGAGATCTGACTTAACATTTGGTTTCTTTACTGTGCATATTCCTTTCCCCTTGTCTATAATCGACAACATGATTTCTCAGACCAGGTAGAAGTTAAATACGAGGTTAATCGTTTCTGTCCTCTGTGCCCAAATCCCCTCCTGCCACTCATGGTATTAAAGTTCAGTCCTTTGAGTGAAATGAGACCTTCCTTGTGTGGCTTGCTGAGAAATGGATTTAATTACTTGATTTGTTCTAAGGCTGTTTTACCTTTAGTGTAGTCAGAGTTTTATACTGCCATGTGTACTCTGAATTGTAGAGCTTATCTAGATTCAGGAAAACCAGTTGGCCCTGATTATTTTATAAGATGAGCAGTGAAGCTTTCTGGATGaaagtttatataaaaatacagtACTGAGAGATGTGCttggtttgtgtttctgtggtctATAAGGAAAATAAAGTTAAACTTTCTTTGGAAGAGTGTaactggaaaattaaattttctggtGAACTatattcttcttcctttttaagagaataacagatttttttttttaaatttatttatgtgaaatgcaaatggctgggccaggctgcgtctcccatgtggtccatggaccatcttcagctgctttcctagatacATCGGcagtgagctggttcagaagtggaacagctgggactcaaatcagcgctcatatgggatactggctttgcATACATTGGCTTAACTGGCTGCTCCACAGTGTTGGCTctgattatatttccttttttatttcttgcttAATATTTTGTTTGTGGGTTTTCcattatgcaaataaaaatctgCATATGGAGAAaagattaactttttttcttctatgaaaGTTactctggggttggcactgtggcacagcaggttagagctccagcctgcagtgccagcatcccatatggatgccagttcgagtaccagctgttccatttctgatccagctctctgctatggcttgggaaagcagtaggagatggctcaagtgcttgggcccctgcacctgcatgggagaccagaaagaagctcctggctcctggcttcagatcagctcagttctggctgttgtggtcatttggggagtgaaccagtggatggaagaactctttctctgtaactctgtctttcaaatagataaaatcagtctttaaaaaaaaaaaaaagaaacaaattttacttagcaataaaatttaaaaaaaattactctatAAAGTTaagaagatttatatatatataaatatataaatatgtacatttatttatttatttatttatttattgagaggcggagagacagagataccaaTAGAGAGCAGTCCCACCTGCTTGTTTATTCCCAAATCTCCTAACTGCCGAAGTTGCGCTGGGGCTGAAGCTGCGAGGCAGGGACTCAGTACAGGCCTTCCATGTGAGTGGAAAGAACCCAGTTTCTTAatctgtcaccactgcctcctggagtcAGGCCTGGAGCTTGGATCacacccaggcgctccagtgtgggacatggctgccttaactagcatcttaactgctgggctaaatacctgccccttaaatagtttgtttatttgtttactgttgctttttaaaatgttttttaaagaaaattttatttgaaaggcagaatgacagagagggagacaaagaagatgttccatccattggtttgcttcccagatggccacaatggctgggcctgggataggccaaagttaggatcctagaactccatcctggtcttccatgcgggggcccaagtagccagaccatcttctgccttcccagtcatATTACCACATtataccagggaactggattggaaatggagtagctggtgCTCAGtgggtgctctaatatgggatgttggtcttgcaagtggcagcttaacctactgtgccatagtgctggccgtaatatattttttgaataagTATTTTGCAgttttttgtattaaaatgattatataattttcttaaaaaaatctgtttggggccagcattgtggtgcagtgggttaagctgctgtctgcaatgccagcatcttataagAGCgataatttgagtcccagctgctctactttggtttcagctccctgccaatgcgcctgggaaaacagtacaacatggcccaagtatgttagcccctgcacccccgtgggagacctggatgaagctcttggctcctagcttctgcctggcctagccctggccattgtggccatttggggagtgaacctgcagatggaaaatttctgtctatccctctctttctgtaactttgattttcaaaaactaactaaataaatatttttaaaaaatatatttgtttgagtttgctccccaaattcctgcagtgACTGGGACTGGCCCAACCCAAAGCTGGGAGTCTAGAACTCAATGCAGTTCtctccacattggtggcagggacccaagtacttaaaccatcacctacttcacagggtgtgcattaacaggaagctggaattgggagcagagtcagaACCTGAACTCAGACACTCCGATGTGGTGTGCATgcaggctaaacacccacctctTATGTAGTTTTTataatgttcatttaaaaatgtaaaaattgtacatacttatggaGTACTGTGTGATGTTTCATGACATGTAGATAACATTGTATAATGTCCAGTTGGTAAGTATATTTATCCTTTCAGTTATGTAGTGTTTCTTTAcagttaaaaatctaaaaatcttgttttctagtttttttttagagagaaataAACAGTACAGTAATGTTCTCTATCTACACTCTACTGTCAATAGAACCTAAGAACTACTTAATCCTGTCTAGCTATAATCTAGTACCTATCAATCAACCTTTCCCAATTCCTCCCTTCTCTCTAatgttaatttttagttttatgaaaaTTATGAATGTATACAACTAAAGTTTACAGGACTGCAAAGCTTGTAGTGAAAAATAGCAGTCCCTTCTTAACGTCTTCATATTATGTCTTGCTTTCTAGGGCAACTGATTTAAACACTTtacttttttctaatattttctgatACCTAAATCTGTATTTCACCTTTACGTGTGTGCACTGGTATTTCTTGATTTGTCAACTTTAAATGTCATCCCTTGACTTTTCAGTATGGTAGAGAAAGATTTTGTTGTTATGTGCCCCTTACTTAAACATCTGTGctctcattttctatttttttgggaGGGGGGCCAAATTGATACTCAATGTTTATATCATGATCTATGTGATAGTAATATAAGTACCACTTACTGCTGTACATCACAGtagacagtgatttttttttttttttttttttttgggtagcTTTGTCTTTTCCTGTGTTAATAATTgccaccatttcttttttctttctttcttagttttCATTTACCTGTTACTGAGTCTTGTCAGATATATCTGTAAAGCTctctagtactttttttttatatatatatttgtttatttgaaaggcagaattagagagagagagagagtgtgtgagagagggaaCTTAcacccactcgttcactccccaaatggctgcaacgactggagctcgggcaggccaacgccaggagcctggaacttcatctgggactcccatgttggtggcaggggcccaagtacctggcccattttctgctgctttcccaggcatattagcacacagctggatcagaagcagagcagccagaaatcaaactggCACTATGatcctgggatgctggtgttacaagacatgacttaacctgctgtgccataacactggctccaactttataattttttcccCACTGAATCTGATATGATTTCTTCAGGATTCTGGAGACTGGAAATAAAAGATTGATATTTTGACTTGAAAGGCAACATGTCATCCCAGTTTAGAGAAAGAGGCTTTAGCatagatattaaaatatatatttagtatagCTATTGGAATAGAAATTAAACGATTCTGTATTTTTTCCCTTGTACTCATTCAAACCTGCACAGGGAATGAATCCAAGCCTTTACTAATGATCAAATGTAATTGAAATTTAAGTACTTCATTTTTAAGCTATGCCTCGATTTATTTCATGGGGTAAGCAGTGACAGCAGTATGCAAATCTGGGACATATGAGTCTAAAAATAATCTTGAAACAGTAGCTTGTAAGTTCTCTGTACATTCATTGATGTAGCTTAAAATAACACATTTAGCCTGGGAGGACATAGCAGTGAAAGTAATACTATGTTCTTCCCTTCCCTTGTAGTGGGTAATTCCAGAATTGATTGGCCATACTATTGTTGCTGTATTAATGCTTATTTCATTGCACTGGTTCATCTTCCTTCTCAACCTACCTGTTGCCACTTGGAATATATAtcggtgagtttttttttttttgtattgttttggttagggcacttaaaattttttttcgaagatttcttttttttgaaagacttacacagggagagagagagattttctatcctctggcttcccccacaaatagctgcaacagccaggtctgttcacgctgaagccaggagctaggagcttcatctgtgtctcccatgtagatgtcaggggcccaaagatgtgggccatcttctgctgttctcccaggtgcattagcagggagctggatctgaagtggaccaactgggactcaaactcacatctacatgggatgccagcttcagcCTTTATGCCATAATGCCGCCCCTAGATAATGAAACTGATAGTTAATGACATCATTATATTATTCTGTCCATATTTGGTCTGAATTTAAGACAGCTGTGATTGATTCAGAGGTTGATTATTATTGGttacttatttttgaatatttctgccaatcattttgttttccttctaatGTGTGTGTCCTTTAATTCCTCAGTTTCATTATGGTGCCAAGTGGTAACATGGGAGTGTTTGATCCAACAGAAATACACAATCGAGGGCAACTGAAGTCACACATGAAAGAAGCTATGATCAAGCTTGGTTTCCACTTGCTGTGTTTTTTTATGTATCTTTATAGGTGagtgtagtgttttttttttttttttttttaatttgagagggtagaaagaatgaaaatagacGAGTTCTGGCATTTTAAAGTTCTGGCATTTTTATAGATAACATGTCTACCATTGATGAGTGAGAAATTACTGTGCTTTGGGAGATTTTGCATTGACATTTTAGGACTTTTGGGAtttgtgtgaatttttttctctttttaaagatttattcattgggagccagcaccatggcatagcaggtaaagctgctacctgcagtgacagcatcccatatgtgcaccagttcgagacctggctgctccacttgtgattgatctctgttatggcttgggaaagcagtagaagatggcccaagtgcttgggcccctgcacccatgtgggagacccagaagaagctcctggcttcagatcagcacagttctggccattgctgccatctggggaatgagccagcagatggaagacctctctctgcctctctctctctctttgtaactctgcctatcaagtaaatgaataaatcttttaaaaaaaaaagattcatttatttgaaaggcagagttacagagagagagggctaaacagggagagagagagagagagagagattgattttccatccactggttcacttcccaaatggtagcaatgactagggctgggcctggccaaagccaggagcctggaactccatccaggtctcccaagtgggtggcaggggcccaaggatgtgggtcatcttctgatgctttcccagaagtagagcagctggaacttgaattggtaCCATTATGGGGTGACAGTGTTGCAgacagacggtggcttaacctattgtgccacaatgctgaccccaattgTGTGAATTTTTTGTGGCTGGGTAGAGGTTTTCATATATGCTAATGAGTCAGAATTCCTTCTAATCTATAGTAGTTACTCTGTTTACTTAGTTATTCCTTAGTTATTAAGTCTATCAGCATGCTTAAAATTATCTGTGCTGTTTTTTTAATTGCCTTATTTTCCAGCTGTGAAGTTTCACTGCCTGTAataagcattattattatttttttaaagatttatttatttacttgaaagtcagagttacacagagagagaggtcttccatccaatggttcactctctaattgccccaatagccagagctgtgccgatctgaagccgggagccaggagcttcttccaggtctctcacgaaggtgcagggccccaagcacctgagccatcttctactggtatcccaggccatagcagagagctggattggaaaaggagcagctgggtctccaaccagcgcccatatagtatgctgctgcttcaggccagggtgttaacctgctgagccacagcgctgcccttCCCCCTCATTATTATTAGTACCCCTGGGGAGCATGCCACTCCTGGGTCCCTGGGAGGTCATACCACAGGTTGCAGCCCTCAGTAACTTACATCCAAATTGGGCTGATCTTTCCTGGAAGTAAGAAATTTAGTTGTGATGCTAATTTTCTCTGGCATGCTAATTAGTCTGTTCTTGTTAACTTGCATCAGTCTTCCAGTTACAACTCTTGCAAGTAAGGATCAATGACTGTCAGCCACTGCTTTCTGCAGTACTGTTTTAAACTTAAGAGTTAGAATGCTGCCTTTTCCTTTGTCCATTCTAGACCCATAGAATagagcaaaaaagagaaaaaaaaaaatcatgtgtgtCTGATTTGATTAAGAGGCTAAAAATCAAGCTTAACTTTTatatcaaagtttttttttttttttttgttaaagatatatttgtttatttgaaagtcagagttacacagagagaggagaggcagagagagaggtcttccatccgatgcttcactccccaattggccgcaacagccggagctgcgccgatccaaatccaggagccaggagccaggagccaggagcttcttctgggtctcccatgccagtgcaggggctcaaggatttgggccaccttctactgctttcctaggccatagcagaaggctggatgggaagtggagcagttgggactcaaactggtgcccatatgggatgcctgcccttcaggccatggctttaatctgctgtgccatagcgccggccccaaagtacttattttttttctttttgacaggcagagtggagagagagagagagagagagaaaggtcttcctttaccgttggttcactccccagtggccgctgtggccggcgcactgtggctggcgcaccgcgctgatctgaagccaggagcctagtgcctctcctggtctcccttgtgggtgcagggcccaaggacttgggccatcccctactgcactcccaagtcacagcagagggctggcctggaagaggggcaaccgggacagaatccggtgccccga encodes:
- the CNIH4 gene encoding protein cornichon homolog 4 isoform X1 gives rise to the protein MEAVVFVFSLLDCCALIFLSVYFIITLSDLECDYINARSCCSKLNKWVIPELIGHTIVAVLMLISLHWFIFLLNLPVATWNIYRFIMVPSGNMGVFDPTEIHNRGQLKSHMKEAMIKLGFHLLCFFMYLYSMILALIND
- the CNIH4 gene encoding protein cornichon homolog 4 isoform X2, producing the protein MEAVVFVFSLLDCCALIFLSVYFIITLSDLECDYINARSCCSKLNKWVIPELIGHTIVAVLMLISLHWFIFLLNLPVATWNIYRNTQSRATEVTHERSYDQAWFPLAVFFYVSL